CCAACTCTTCAAACTTACTCCCCAAGAGGTTGCATGAATAACCTCAATAACTCCCAAGGGAGGGGGAAGGGCACGGTCACAACAATTTCCCGATTCCTGGCCTACACTTGCTCCTTCTTCGCCGACCAAAAACTCCTTGAGATGCCCTGCTTTTACTAGCTGCTCCAAATGATCCTTAAACACACGACACTGCTTGGTGGTATGACCTTTTTCTCTATGATAAGTACAATATATGCTCTAATTCCTTCTCGCCGAGTCCCCACCCATCTTTCCCAATCGCCAGAAATAAGGCTCATTCTTAATGTGCTCAAAGATCTTATAAACAGGCTCCTTGAATGTCACATTGACTTCGTCGGTACGCTATGCTGAGCCCGCCCCGGGGGCCCTTAGCTCTCTCCTAGCTCTTTGATGAAACTTCTCGAGACGATACTCTTTATGATATTGCAAAGAAGTCGAGGCTTTACCTTTGCCCTGTAATCAGTCGTCCTCTAATCTCTTATACTCCTCAATCTTTCTCATAAGCTGATGCATGCTCTCAAGAGGCCGCATGATCAAAGAATCTCTCAACTCTAACTCCTTAAGGAGAACCAGTTGGAAGGTGTTGGCCACTACACATTCATTTCCCCTTCCTATCTCATTGTATAGCTCCCAATACCTGTTCGTATAAGATTGAAAGGTTTCCCCACTTCTCATCCTCATGGATAACAAAGCATTTATCGACTAAGGAACTTTACTGCACGTTATAAATCGGGCCCCGAACGCTTGCATCAACTCCCTGAAATTTCGGATAGACCCTTTCCTTAAAACGTTAAACAACCTCATAGCTGTCGGCCCAAGACTGGACGGGAACACCTTACACATCAAACCATCATTATGATAATAAAGTGATATCATTTGAATATAGTGACTTACATGCTCCACCGGATCAATTTTTCCATCATAAATGGTGAACGGTGGTTAGATGAATCATCTCAGCATTTCCATATGCTCAATCTCGTCGAAAAATGGTGAATGGGTAGCTCTCCTCAGCACCCGGCTCATGGCATCCGTAGCGACATTATGGTACCCGTACCTTTCATGATGGGGAGATTCGCGATGATGTCCCATGGTTTCATAAGATCAGTCTCTCGACTGTCGTGAACTGTTACCTCGAAATGATTCTCCAGCAATGTAGTGGGGGTCGTTAAAGGAATCCTCCCGATCTCTTCTACGATGTCAGCCCCTCAGCTCAACCTCCAGGTCATTAACTTGCTTCTGTAAATTCTCCAACTCTCATAACCAATTGCCGCGATGAGACTGCCTGGGGATATAAGACACAATTCGTTCCTCCTATGAAGATCCCTCGTCAGAGTCTACCCTAGTCTCGTGCCCGTCTTGCATGTGCTGCTGTTCCTTTCTACACTCCCTTTCCAACCTCCTATGACATCTTGAGGAAGCCCTTGAATGATTTCCTCCAACAGAACCCTCTCCAACATGTGGGCCCTCCATAATTGGACAGTATCAAGCTAGCTCAAATGCTCAAGATGAGTAAGATCCCCACAGACAGTGCCAATTATGGTCTCTAAACCTCTTTAAGCTATAATAGTACACGAAGTATTTGGGccccaatttatttatttgcggGCTTTCTTGCAATCCTACAAGTAGAGCTCTAAGCTTCGCTTGGATGGTCCAAGCTATATCCTTCTCCCTATTTCCTCTCTTACACTCTCTTCCCCTTCGATTGTATTTTCCCCTTTACTTCTTTCTACCCTTTTTTCCTTGTGTTTCCCTATATTTTTGCACCACCCTCTTGTTTGCCTTCTCATTCCTTTTATAGTCTCTCTTTAGTGGGGTAATCATCATTACCATTTTCCCACTTCACATGCATTTCCACTTCCACCAAAATCCCAAGGAATCATCACACCTTCTGAGGATTCTCTTGGAACTTGTTCCAGACACCAAATAGTGTTTAGTAGAGAATTTCCCAAAGGCATTGATAGTGTTCGGTTACGAACCTTAATCTAACCATCCCCTCACAAGCTTCCCTCTAGTTTATTAGTTAGTATTGGGCCCAACCTAGCCCGAACACAATATGGTTCCCCCTGAACGCTAATCCTTAGACTCTTGCCCATTTTTCAATGAGCTGATCCTATCCCCACAGTGTTCAGCCTTGGCCATATGGAACGTTCTTGGTCACCCACGCCCAAGCCCCTACAAGAATCATTCCACATGAAGTTCAACAGTTAAAAATCAACAGAAAATACATTAATACATAACACAGTAAGTTGGTGCAGCCACACTAAATAAGTAACTTAAGAATGACAAACTAAAACAAGCATTTCCTACATTGTATTTTGTTGCCACACTAAAACTATTTTGATGGAAATATGCCCTGAAATGAGCATTGACTACCATTCATGCATTAGAAGAGGTGTTTCATGTTAAGCCAGAACCACTTAACTTTTGCCCCATGATATCATTGAGCCTCATTTCCATTTCTAGTATAAGATGATTCTTCCAATCTCCAACTATACCTTTCCTAAAATAAGCATTCTTTTGAATCATGAAAGGTCCCTTCGGCTTAATTCCACTTTTATTCACATCCAAATTGCTCGAAATTTCAAAACACACATATTAATGATATTTTGTACCATTCCTTTATCTTCTTCCTCTGAGGAGAAAGGACAACCCATGAATGCAGCCATTTTCTTTACGTAATATTGGATATCTTTTTTCAAGTCTTCATGCTTTAAAAACAATATTCACTTAGGTGATTCTAGATTTGCTCTCCAATATCCTAATACATGATCCCAATATGGTCCACAAACAGATTCTCCTTCACAAAGGAACTCAAACCCCTTCCCCAAATCAAGATCTTCCATGATAGAAGGTTCTGCATCCTTGTGACTGACCTTGCAAGAATAGTGCCATAGAGAATCAAATACATCCTTTGGATCCCTGCATATGTAAACAATTTTGCAACTAGAATTCATAATGGATTTTGGTAAAGAAGTGTAGGGAATATGTGTAGCCACAAGTGGTATGTCTACATTAAAATTTGGAGGGTTTGAGAGAATTTCAAGCTCAAAGAAGGGTAACAGATCATGTGACTGCTGGGTGAGTAAAGGACTGGTAGACTCATTGTAACAGGATCGTGTCATAATGGCAAAATTTAGGGACTTAAGCCAAGTTGTGCCAGATTTGGGAACACTACTAATGATCACTTCATTCGGCTGAGACTTGAAATGGTCTTGAGTTGACAAGATTCCATCTAAGTGGTATGGACCATACCAAAAACCTTTGTACTGGTACAAATAAGCTACCCAATTATAACCCTTTCTTCTTGGGAGGGTTGAAATGATTTCCTTGTATGTGAGGGATTTTGGATCAGACTTATAGTCTTCTTCCTCGTTACTTTTTGGGCAATGATTCATTTTCAAGAGAGAGGATTCCATATTAGTAGAAAGCAAAACTAGCTTGAAACGTATACTAGATGGGTTTTTTGGATGGCACACAGTTCAGTTCATTACGCTTTTGAAGACTATGGACCTGAATTCCAGAGAGCACTATTTGGTGCAATAATTCCAGAGAGCTAAATTCCAAAACTAGCTTGTCACGGACCATCTTTTTCGGGTGAATTGGTGcagtaaattattttaaaagaatgGTACAATATATGaatcaaattcaaatagaaACAGTCATTCATTTCAGAAATATTTACTCATCAAGTACCTCCTGTCAAAAAATAATTGCACTTTGGTGTTGTCCATTCATATTCACTATGGAATACGGTGGTACCTTGCATTCATACTAAGCTAGCTAGAGCGAAACTATAAAATTTGGTTTCGGCCATCAgaattgataggccaaaaatgtatggaccccttatgataaattaattaattaattagcaaagtttattaattaatcaaattaacatgaaatgtacgtggtagcataaacaaatcaccaattaaactaagtatgcagcgaaaattaaattgacacgatgatttgtttacaaatggggaaaacctacacagcaaaaatcctatcgggtgattttaaggtcaccactcccgagaattcactattatcacaataagcggttacaagtaaaggaatttcaataccttataccaacctacagctgaacccttaccccaatacccaattggacttgttctgtaatgacaatctctcctttcaatgcactgctcccagtacgtgactaaccaattgcgcggatcctagtacgcgacttcaatcaccaactaaagaaggttgttggctgcaaagttcttctaTTCATCACTCTATGAaaatcatgaagttgcttggtcacaaaaccctacgatgtacaaaacacagcagcttcttaaAGAGAATGAAGAACTAGGGCGAACTAaggcaaactaggtttccgattacactcttcttcacacttgtgcaattgtgctcttgtgcaactgTGCGTAACCTTttacagcccttaaaataatccttatatatgtttagggttgtgagaaaagaaagtccaaacatATAATCACAGATTAGATGAAAAACAGACTCAAAAatctgagtttcataaacctcaacagataccctatctatcgagctgctgtcgagccatgGGATTCAGACAGCTCTaagtctcgatagatgctagctatcgagctttaatgaatagcacTTTTCACACTTGATTCTTAGATTGACTtccatggctttaacacttgaacttgaaatcttgtttcttaaaatattaagcacatcctagatctacccaattacaagtaaagtgcgttttgtcaaaggattagccaattacataaaatagtgacatatgtttctaacatttgaaacacatatgtcctaacaatctccccctttggcaatccgtgacaaaaccacaaccaaCAAATggacatatgagagaagtcataaatcactcaactcatactcacttattgaatacaataaaatctatcctaacacaaactcttgaaaaactttgcaataagagagtttatggtaagtagactttgacaacctgtatttctgaaatactttaaacaaaactcattaaggcatcttagtatgaaacagaaataataaattgcatacaagttaaaagaagcatgtgcataaagagagaaaaaaaaacaacacatgtaagggtaggtgaaaaacatacatcaatatataaagaatataagtacaatgtatgttaAAATGGTCACAAAATCCATGTACAAGAGATATATGTATCTAAAAAGGAGAGAAcagaaaaagatacataaaatcctCACTGCATCCCTCAATATCAACACTtgccctaacaaaaatctcctatactaactctccccctaactaTAACTACTCTAATAAccccaaaactactccccctttctGTCACGGGTGACAAGGGGTAAAagtatcaagtagacatcttgTCAAcactggaagagctagcatctccatcatcctcatcatcagaaGCAatagcatcatcgtcatcatcctcatccttagAAGCCTCTAGAGTAGGTGGAGGAGAAGGAACAAAGCCACCCAAACCACCTAGCGTCGTGCAATACAACCAACACAAGTGTTCACctaacacaactcatcactgagagtgtcgaggtgagcatccatgcactgaaGCTATGCTATGATGTCCTCAAGAGTCACACCGCTTGTAGAAGAAAAGGGAGCGAATGTGGATGGAGCTGAAAGAGTGGGAGGAGCTGTTGACCCAAACCGCTTTTACCAAAATTGTGCCTCGCTCCGTTTAACGATAGCGGCATCTATAGCACCCATAACAGAGAAGTGGTCGGACAcgggaaaaggaacagaaaaatggcgtaaaATCCGTGTGATAgcaaagatgagcttatcacgggtcacCGAATCCTTATACACATCtatgatagaaagaatgaaatgacaGGTAAAATCTATACTAAGATGCTctaaaagtgaaagcaaaaacCAAGCACGGGACTCTGTAAGAAAGTTATAATGAGATAAGGGATGAAGAACAAAAGTCATGACCATGTTCAGAAACtgaggacctttagcaaaaccTGAACAGTAGGTGAACTAATGCTCACCCCAATCAGAAGGGCgctcacaaaaagaaaaaataagctCGTCTTTAAACACAGTCTTAAGATGATCACAaccagggtagtcaggatgctctaccctAGCGACACGGAGCACATTGGATACAATATCCGGTGTGACAACAATacgcgtacctcgaacgcgagtaaTAAAAAGAGgtattgaaaaatcaaattcatgcatgttggagtaaaactcctggatcagcACGGATGGACAAGTGACTAGGACGTCACACAATGACTCCCATTCCTTACTGTggatgacagtgggaaggtcaaTGTCAGAGAAGTTTGACAAGATGACTTGGCGTTCAAAATGAATGTTTCGTCAGGAAAAGTTCTCTAAGAAGTCTGatttggccttctcatcacagaaccagaaaaaaaaaggtgtaggATCGAAGAAATGGATGCCCCGGAATGAAGAGGGTTTCGAGATGGAGTAGATTTGCATTTGGGTGCCATAGAAGCAAACTAATGCaaacagaagagagagagagggagaaagaaacaatcagaaaagtcccaagcagcaaaatatattcaaaaaaaaaattgaatagaaagtacgtatgcatgggaatgcatgaacatgtgacatgcaaagaaaattgaatcatGGGCTCAgtccaatccaatcctaccagcacacaatcagttgcacatatataacacacatctaaatgcatgaaaatatagttgtaatgcaaatgagatgcaatgcatgaagtttttaagatcaaatctttaaaacccatcccaaaaagtttgcaaaaacctcatcaatttttgaaaaatcccaaacattttccaaaaaccccaatttttaggtcaaaagatatgaaaatgcatgaaaaagaaggatttggacacttaccaagtgaagaaaactTGATTAAGGCCGAAAAATCCTTGAGAAAAAGGTTGGGAGTGAAAGAGAGAGGTTTTGGGAGGTGAGAAGTCTAGAGAGATCAAGCGAAATGAGAGCTAAATCGCACTGACCCTATTTATAGAACCTCACTAATTCTCGACAAatcaagaggtgtcgagaggCGTTGAGATCTAATAGGGTCAACAAATGCATCTATCGAGCAGGTGTCCAAGGCAAAAACaaagctcgatggatcgaggatCTGTTGAGGAGCTATCGAGGGGACATATAGTTTCTCGATCGATCAACCTAACTATTGAGAGGTGTTGAGATTGCAATAAAAAGCAACagaagagctcgatagataagataggtgtcgagaggtgtcgaggagttgtcaagattgcttaaaaacagtttttcaaaggagagaaaaacacaaacatgaatgaaattgaacatgcaactcaaccatggatccaaaacaacattttgaactctcaaaatcatctctcaacaataaaaatgttaagcacatagatctcaaaacacacacacacacacacactaaacacgtctaaccaattttatttttcaaaaataagttaagacaatttagtaagcatatattaacaaatgtaaaccttgtgatggccaaataacattgtacctgcacatgtatcaaaagtagcaaagaatattgcgtgtagtgtgtgaaaaacatcacaagattacataagtgtctacatgttatgatgatttgagatacgagaaaatcactttaactcacacagaatcataactgtttgatggggactatcaccttcgaggtacatcctataactcccatgtctcctagaatacacgcttgcaatcatatataaagcattttgatctttttgcttttctttttctttttaagcaaatcatgcatgggcatataagaaagagaaaagaaatacctaattatgttaagcattttgacattccacttttgctatgccaaagcatacaaatgtcatttcatgattggcgggcagcagtggtaagatggttatttatgcctttctcttaggattttctactcattcccgtcaaaaagagtgatatgaatgttaagtacaagagatcacttaatattactcatcacaaacatgagccacaaatcTCATTtgtttagttgtgcatagagatgctcatctaagctacaaaagatacaaagtttagaaaactttgtttcaatggccatccaaggtacacaagtaccaatgtacacatatACACgctgtttttatatttttcaatttttcaaaatttttttttattttcatatgaaaaacaaaataaaccaaaactgaaaagaaaaacaaacaaaaacaaattagacaaagcaatgcataaaactagactgactcaaaataataaagcaaaacacataagtaatgcaaaACGGAAAAAACAAGAacgggagagagaaaaataaaatgacagaatcacttggagcccatTTCCTTCCACGCCTTAGAAGAACCTTTCTgtttagcaaacccttgatTCGAAGGTGAAGTGGAAAAGTTAAAaccattcaaattcaaaaagaatatgagggctttgagaagatctccaagaggagcaaaagaggatggaagtTGATTATGATCTCCCTACGTGGTCATGCTATTACTcttttgagtggctaaccacttatagcaattaggtcgagtatgtccagctgctccacagtgatgacaaaAATGCTGCTTTTTCTACTTTgacttttgagagttagccttcttagcccaaGGGTTtctaatctctttcttatcaagtttagggggtgctcctaagatagattttcccttgtctatgttcttaCTAGTTAATACATTTTTAACATCATTATTCTtagtttcaacattattagcaggaggaacaaaaacaatagtactagtagaagcaatattaggggaagagaaatcataccctagaCAAGTCAATCGAAAGCAGATTTCtcaagactgagcatctcattgAGCTTAGTGCTTGAAGTTCTTTCCAACTGAGCTCTAACTTGGAACAATTCTGCCTTAAGCTTCTTGGTCATCTCAGCCAAGAAGTTACTCTtaaacctcagtgctccaatagtctgatttgcttcatcaaactttgtagagatttcttctcactcaagctccacatcactaagcttcttggtggccaacctatacatcttttcatgcttttctgagaccttgtataactttcCATAAGCtatgtggatgtcatcttgttcatccatcttctcaaacttagactccaccaattcttcttcctcatccacatcttcaacaatccccttaGTAGGATTTACaatggcagtgaaggcattcaagattccgtcatcctcattgtcgaaATTGTCCTTAGGCTCGATGTTGCTCAAtgtaacagcaagtgccttgctcttcccaattgtcttgagatatgtggggcactcttgtttcaagtgaccgaaaccttgacacccaaagcactttggtcctgggggaatagtgtactgaccaccatccttagcatccttcttccctttgtcttggctcttaGACTAAGAGCTCGGTTGTCTACTTTCCTTATCGAAGCCCTTTgtattggcattcttcataaactttttgaattgcctagtgatgtaggacttcatcttagaaacttcatcatcagtatcactgcttttggccttcaatgtcatgctcttgctcttgctcgATTTCCCaatccttgtcaaacccaactcataatTCTGCAAATTTCCAActagctcagtcaaaggaattttgtcgatgtcctttgattcctcaatggcgctgatcttggcatggaatctctcgggtagagacctaagcacctttctcacaatcttgggttcaagaatggtttccccaagatttaAAACTAAGTTCGCTATGTCCttaagcttggcatagaactcattaaACGattcatcctcctccatcttaatctcttcgaaGCTAGTAGTGAGCCTTTGAAGCTTCGAGTCCATGATAGCCTTTGTTCCCttataggttgtctggagaatggtccatgcttcctttgcagtctcagtggaggatatcttcttgaattcctcatttgtGACCGCACTAAATAAGGCATTCAATGCCTTGCTATTGAATTTTGctgccttgatcttagcatcatcccaaacGGCTGACACTTCCTTCGGCTTGGTCCTGTCTATCTCAACAGGTTGCCAAACTTTCttatctaaagactgcaagaaaactctcatgcatactttctagtatgcatagttagtgccatcaaataaaagagGTATAATGAGAGACTGTCTTCTATCCATggcaaacaggggtcaatggatcacacaacaaagattaaccctaatcagagtatgcctactctgataccacttgataggccaaaaatgtattgaccccttgtgataaattaattgattaattagccaagtttattaattaatcaaattaacatgcaatgtacaTGGTagcaaacaaatcactaattaaactaagtatgtagcagaaattaaattgacacagtgatttgtttatgaatggggaaaacctacacgacaaaaatcccaccaggtgattttaaggtcaccactcccgagaattcactattatcacaacaagcagttacaagtaaaggaatcttagtaccttataccaacctacagttgaacctttaccccaatacccaattagacttgttctgtaatgacaatctctcctttcaatgcacgactcccagtatgtgactaaccaattgcgcgaatcccagtacgagaattcaatcaccaactaga
The Quercus lobata isolate SW786 chromosome 10, ValleyOak3.0 Primary Assembly, whole genome shotgun sequence DNA segment above includes these coding regions:
- the LOC115964482 gene encoding cytosolic sulfotransferase 16-like produces the protein MESSLLKMNHCPKSNEEEDYKSDPKSLTYKEIISTLPRRKGYNWVAYLYQYKGFWYGPYHLDGILSTQDHFKSQPNEVIISSVPKSGTTWLKSLNFAIMTRSCYNESTSPLLTQQSHDLLPFFELEILSNPPNFNVDIPLVATHIPYTSLPKSIMNSSCKIVYICRDPKDVFDSLWHYSCKVSHKDAEPSIMEDLDLGKGFEFLCEGESVCGPYWDHVLGYWRANLESPK